A DNA window from Luteolibacter luteus contains the following coding sequences:
- a CDS encoding superoxide dismutase: MGQDKAPAAFTLPELPYKPDALAPNIDAKTMEIHHGKHHATYITNLNAAVAANASLKGKSLEEIVTDLPAIKDEALRTTLRNNAGGHWNHAAFWEMMAPAGSGGAPSDDLLAAIKAAFESTDAFKKAFSEAATKRFGSGWAWLIVQNKKLKVVSTANQDNPLMKGIVPDSDLGTPILGLDVWEHAYYLNYQNRRPDYITAWWNVVNWKNVNERFSKA, from the coding sequence ATGGGCCAGGACAAGGCTCCCGCCGCGTTCACCCTGCCAGAGCTCCCCTACAAGCCGGATGCGCTCGCGCCAAACATTGACGCGAAGACCATGGAGATTCACCACGGAAAGCACCACGCCACCTACATCACCAATCTCAATGCCGCGGTGGCCGCGAATGCTTCCTTGAAGGGCAAGTCTTTGGAAGAAATCGTCACCGATCTCCCCGCCATCAAGGACGAGGCACTGCGCACGACGCTTCGCAATAACGCCGGCGGCCATTGGAACCACGCCGCCTTCTGGGAAATGATGGCTCCGGCCGGCAGTGGTGGTGCTCCTTCCGATGATCTCCTCGCCGCGATCAAGGCCGCCTTCGAATCCACCGACGCCTTCAAGAAAGCCTTCAGCGAAGCGGCGACCAAGCGCTTCGGCTCGGGCTGGGCATGGCTGATCGTGCAGAACAAGAAGCTGAAGGTTGTGAGCACCGCCAATCAGGACAACCCGCTGATGAAGGGCATCGTCCCGGATTCCGATCTCGGCACCCCGATCCTCGGCCTCGACGTCTGGGAACACGCCTACTACCTGAACTACCAGAACCGCCGCCCGGACTACATCACCGCCTGGTGGAACGTGGTGAACTGGAAGAACGTCAACGAGCGCTTCTCCAAGGCCTGA
- a CDS encoding acylphosphatase gives MIARRVIFEGRVQGVGFRYTTKDLSKGFEVCGTVKNLPDGTVELEVMGEREEVEAFLKEIAEESPLSHNIKSMHVKNIPPLEGVKGFTIER, from the coding sequence GTGATTGCCCGCCGTGTTATCTTCGAAGGCCGAGTCCAAGGCGTTGGATTCCGCTATACCACGAAAGACCTTTCAAAAGGTTTCGAGGTTTGCGGAACGGTGAAGAATCTGCCGGATGGCACCGTGGAGCTTGAAGTGATGGGCGAACGCGAAGAGGTGGAGGCCTTTCTCAAGGAGATCGCCGAGGAGTCTCCGCTTTCCCACAACATCAAGAGCATGCACGTGAAGAACATCCCGCCGCTTGAAGGGGTGAAGGGGTTCACGATCGAGCGTTGA
- a CDS encoding RNA polymerase sigma factor, whose amino-acid sequence MPENGPSDAELLADWLRNRHEAAFHALVARYAGLVHQAGLRTTGDDSLAAEASQLTFITLARKARSLASRSSLAGWLHLTAVMQAKNLLRQRLREHRKRELLRTHMETDSHGPTADAWRRMQPVLDEALAALSSKDREALLLRFYRSLSVREIAAALGIATDAAQKRLDRATERLRHQLARRGCQVGSSLGAIMIAGFGADSQAAIPSSSVLASKAIAAATGSTASTLTTIGIIIMTKKATIAAGVAVLLAGAAAVTFISRQDDPAKAGTDSAAAQKPSAPAPPAGHSAADPAAERAARSKPRDPAENPEFIAKYGDARTNLSKHVANNLISLLEDAVAMGEMVTSGEAGNAFGGPRNGLRMSLGGDLVDNLKLSDEQQEKAGAIYREYQKREIVKSKETIEKLKKDPTAIMQLMLASDAHSRGAMTQEEYDELQKSNAENLKGTINPLDRENFRGGQPMKDETFRSELSAILEPEQAETFGNAATEQAAKAEDDRTMNALPSMELEKMDQTVTSAKKLTAGMKSMMEGMGGLQDLGPIMEQQRKAREAQRAAETQQPQGE is encoded by the coding sequence ATGCCGGAAAACGGTCCATCCGACGCTGAGCTCCTCGCCGATTGGCTGCGGAACCGCCACGAGGCGGCCTTCCACGCCTTGGTGGCGCGCTATGCAGGCCTGGTGCATCAGGCAGGACTACGAACCACGGGCGACGACTCGCTCGCGGCCGAGGCCTCCCAACTGACTTTCATCACCCTCGCCCGGAAGGCGCGATCTCTCGCTTCCCGCAGCTCCCTCGCGGGGTGGCTGCACCTCACCGCCGTCATGCAGGCGAAGAACCTCCTCCGCCAGCGGCTCCGCGAACACCGCAAACGCGAACTTCTGCGCACGCATATGGAAACCGATTCCCACGGCCCGACCGCCGATGCCTGGCGACGCATGCAACCCGTGCTCGATGAAGCACTCGCCGCGCTTTCCTCCAAGGACCGCGAGGCCTTGCTGCTGCGCTTCTATCGCTCCCTCAGTGTCCGCGAGATCGCCGCGGCACTAGGGATCGCCACTGACGCCGCGCAGAAACGGCTTGATCGCGCGACCGAGCGCCTGCGCCACCAGCTTGCTCGCCGCGGCTGCCAGGTCGGCAGCTCCTTGGGAGCGATCATGATCGCCGGTTTCGGCGCGGATTCGCAGGCGGCCATCCCCTCCAGTTCGGTTCTCGCCTCGAAGGCCATCGCCGCTGCCACCGGCAGCACAGCCAGCACACTCACTACCATTGGAATCATCATCATGACCAAGAAAGCCACCATTGCCGCCGGAGTCGCCGTGCTACTCGCAGGCGCCGCTGCCGTCACCTTCATCAGCCGCCAGGATGATCCGGCCAAGGCTGGAACCGATTCCGCCGCCGCCCAGAAGCCCTCGGCTCCCGCCCCGCCTGCGGGACACTCAGCGGCAGATCCTGCAGCGGAGCGCGCAGCACGCAGCAAGCCTCGCGATCCAGCGGAGAATCCGGAATTCATCGCGAAGTACGGCGACGCTCGTACCAACCTCTCCAAGCACGTCGCGAACAACCTGATCAGCCTTCTGGAAGATGCCGTCGCCATGGGCGAAATGGTCACCTCCGGTGAGGCGGGCAATGCCTTTGGCGGTCCCCGCAACGGGTTGCGGATGAGCCTCGGCGGAGACCTCGTGGATAACCTCAAGCTCAGCGACGAACAGCAGGAGAAGGCCGGCGCGATCTACCGTGAGTATCAGAAACGCGAGATCGTGAAATCGAAGGAGACCATCGAGAAGCTCAAGAAAGACCCTACCGCCATCATGCAACTGATGCTGGCCAGCGATGCCCATTCCCGGGGTGCCATGACCCAGGAGGAATACGACGAGCTTCAGAAATCCAACGCGGAGAACTTGAAAGGGACCATCAATCCCCTCGATCGCGAGAACTTCCGCGGCGGCCAGCCGATGAAGGATGAAACCTTCCGCAGCGAGTTGTCGGCGATCCTTGAGCCCGAACAGGCCGAGACCTTTGGCAACGCGGCCACCGAACAAGCGGCTAAAGCGGAAGATGACCGCACCATGAATGCCCTGCCCTCGATGGAACTCGAGAAGATGGACCAGACCGTCACCTCCGCCAAGAAGCTGACCGCCGGCATGAAGAGCATGATGGAAGGCATGGGCGGCCTGCAGGATCTGGGCCCCATCATGGAGCAACAGCGCAAGGCCCGCGAAGCCCAGCGCGCTGCTGAGACACAACAGCCACAGGGCGAATAA
- a CDS encoding Gfo/Idh/MocA family protein, which produces MSDINIAIVGLGFGAEFIPIYQRLKGVNMYAICQRTQSKLDEVGDKYGIAKRYTSYDDLLADPEVHAVHINSPIPDHGQQSIKALKAGKHVACTVPMATSLDECKQIIDLCKETGLKYMMMETVVYAREFLFMKELYEKGELGKVQFLRATHQQDMEGWPGYWPGLPPMYYATHCVGPILGLMGSQAEYVSCFGSGTIAEEMHACYGSPFAIETCHIKFKDSDLSAQVVRSLFDVARQYRESFEVYGSKKSVEWPLIEHDPLVIHTAKKPEPEIPEEVECPDFAHYLPEEIQLFTKGGVYGGETGEEHLSFTQGAGHGGSHPHLVHQFVKMLQTGQDSYPNAVQSANITCTGILAHESALKGGEIVRLPEWTLS; this is translated from the coding sequence ATGAGTGACATCAACATCGCCATCGTAGGCCTCGGCTTCGGAGCCGAATTCATTCCCATTTACCAGCGCCTGAAGGGTGTAAACATGTACGCCATTTGCCAACGCACCCAGTCCAAGCTGGACGAGGTCGGTGACAAATACGGCATCGCCAAGCGCTACACCTCCTACGACGACCTCCTCGCGGATCCCGAAGTTCACGCCGTCCACATCAACTCCCCGATCCCGGACCACGGCCAGCAGTCGATCAAGGCCCTGAAAGCCGGCAAGCACGTGGCCTGCACCGTGCCGATGGCCACCAGCCTCGATGAATGCAAGCAGATCATCGATCTCTGCAAGGAGACCGGCCTGAAGTACATGATGATGGAGACCGTGGTATATGCCCGCGAGTTCCTCTTCATGAAGGAACTCTATGAGAAGGGCGAACTCGGCAAGGTCCAGTTCCTCCGTGCCACTCACCAGCAGGACATGGAAGGATGGCCCGGCTACTGGCCCGGCCTGCCGCCGATGTATTACGCCACCCACTGCGTGGGCCCGATCCTCGGCCTGATGGGCAGCCAGGCGGAATACGTCTCCTGCTTCGGCTCCGGCACCATCGCGGAAGAGATGCACGCCTGCTACGGATCACCCTTCGCAATTGAGACCTGCCACATCAAGTTCAAGGACAGCGATCTGTCCGCGCAGGTTGTCCGCTCGCTCTTCGACGTCGCCCGCCAGTACCGCGAGTCCTTCGAAGTCTACGGCTCCAAGAAGTCCGTCGAGTGGCCGCTCATCGAGCACGACCCACTTGTTATCCACACCGCCAAGAAGCCCGAACCGGAAATCCCCGAGGAAGTCGAGTGCCCTGACTTCGCCCATTACCTGCCGGAAGAAATCCAGCTCTTCACGAAGGGCGGCGTCTACGGCGGCGAGACTGGTGAGGAGCACCTCTCCTTCACCCAGGGCGCAGGCCACGGCGGCAGCCACCCGCATCTCGTCCACCAGTTCGTGAAGATGCTCCAGACCGGCCAGGATTCTTATCCGAATGCCGTGCAGAGCGCGAACATCACCTGCACCGGCATCCTCGCCCACGAGTCCGCCCTCAAGGGTGGCGAGATCGTCCGCCTGCCGGAATGGACGCTCAGCTAA
- a CDS encoding xylulokinase, with protein MSMYLGLDSSTQSLSAIVIDPASGTIVREVSVNFGSALPVYASPSGFIPGGKNGEVHADPRMWIEALDLVFSKLADGFDLGKIEAVASSGQQHGSVYLDETFEQRIDSLATGESLLNQLAGSFTRATAPIWMDTSTGAECAEIAAAVGGNAEVCKRSGSIAIERFTGPQIRRFFKNDPAAYEKTSLIHLVSSFVGSILAGKSIAIDHGDGAGMNLLNLQTLDWDNELLDATAPGLRAKLPPAAASATVAGSISSYFVEKYGMSRTCKVVLSTGDNPSSLVGMGATSPGTVVISLGTSDTFFAAMEKPVTDPQGFGHVFGNPAGGFMSLICFRNGSLAREALRDELGTDWSAFDRDGLAKTSAGNEGKVMLPFFGPEITPRRDFEAPLRNFSADDAAPVQVRALLEGQFLNMRLHSQWIGEKVELIRLTGGASQNDGIAQLVADIFQAPVERFAIANGAGLGAALRAAHACDQDLATLQEAFCKPAAGSRLEPASDTAPVYARSLEAYKALLSA; from the coding sequence ATGAGCATGTACCTTGGCCTCGATTCCTCGACCCAGTCCCTTTCCGCCATTGTGATCGATCCCGCCAGCGGCACCATCGTTCGGGAGGTGTCGGTGAATTTCGGTTCGGCACTCCCCGTCTACGCCTCTCCCAGCGGCTTCATCCCCGGCGGCAAGAATGGCGAGGTCCATGCGGACCCACGGATGTGGATCGAGGCTCTGGACCTCGTGTTCAGCAAACTGGCCGATGGCTTCGATCTGGGAAAAATCGAAGCAGTCGCCAGCTCCGGCCAGCAGCATGGCTCGGTCTACCTCGATGAAACCTTCGAACAAAGGATCGACTCCCTAGCCACAGGCGAATCCTTGCTGAACCAGCTCGCCGGCTCCTTTACCCGCGCCACCGCGCCGATCTGGATGGATACCTCCACCGGTGCCGAGTGCGCCGAGATCGCCGCCGCAGTCGGCGGAAATGCTGAAGTCTGCAAGCGCTCCGGCTCCATCGCGATCGAACGCTTCACGGGGCCGCAGATCCGTCGCTTCTTCAAGAACGACCCCGCCGCCTACGAAAAGACTTCGCTCATCCACCTCGTCAGCTCCTTCGTCGGATCCATTCTCGCGGGCAAGTCCATCGCCATCGATCATGGTGACGGCGCCGGCATGAATCTGCTCAATCTCCAGACACTGGATTGGGACAACGAATTGCTGGACGCCACTGCTCCCGGCCTGCGGGCCAAGCTGCCGCCCGCTGCGGCCTCCGCCACCGTCGCAGGTTCCATCTCGTCCTACTTCGTCGAGAAATACGGCATGTCCCGTACTTGCAAGGTCGTCCTCTCGACCGGGGACAACCCGTCCTCGCTCGTCGGCATGGGCGCCACCTCGCCGGGAACCGTCGTGATCTCTCTCGGCACCTCGGACACCTTCTTCGCCGCCATGGAAAAGCCCGTTACCGATCCTCAAGGCTTCGGTCACGTCTTCGGCAATCCCGCCGGTGGCTTCATGTCCCTCATCTGCTTCCGCAATGGTTCTCTGGCACGCGAGGCATTGCGCGATGAACTCGGCACCGACTGGAGCGCCTTTGATCGCGACGGCTTGGCAAAGACCAGCGCAGGCAATGAAGGCAAGGTGATGCTTCCCTTCTTCGGTCCCGAAATCACCCCGCGCCGCGACTTCGAGGCCCCCCTGCGGAACTTCTCCGCCGATGACGCAGCCCCCGTCCAAGTCCGGGCCCTGCTTGAAGGCCAGTTCCTCAACATGCGCCTGCACAGCCAGTGGATCGGCGAGAAGGTCGAGCTGATCCGCCTCACCGGCGGTGCCTCGCAGAACGATGGCATCGCCCAGCTCGTCGCGGACATCTTCCAAGCTCCCGTGGAGCGTTTTGCCATCGCGAATGGCGCCGGCCTCGGTGCCGCCCTGCGTGCCGCCCATGCCTGCGATCAGGACCTCGCCACCCTGCAGGAAGCCTTCTGCAAGCCCGCCGCCGGATCCCGGCTGGAGCCCGCCAGCGACACCGCTCCCGTCTACGCCCGCTCGCTGGAAGCTTACAAAGCCTTGCTTTCCGCGTAG
- a CDS encoding sugar phosphate isomerase/epimerase family protein, with amino-acid sequence MSVTFGASTWLWTSPFSSDQGELLRSISRLGFDAVELPIEDPDLVDPAKIRPILEETGLTPYLCGAFGPGRDLTNPDASVRANTRAYLSRLMDLAEGLGVPFIAGPMYAQVGKARQLSPEDRKREWDLAATELRTVAEEAGNRGLKLALEAINRFESDLVNTTADTIRLVRSIDHPSAKAMIDTFHMTIEEADIGAAIRHAGDDLIHVQVSENHRGVTGTGLTPWQDFRDALSHIGYKGAVVIESFTPDNRDLAGAVCIWKRFTATQDEFAARGLAFLRDLFDQPAPAKIQALAGAH; translated from the coding sequence ATGAGCGTGACCTTTGGAGCCAGCACCTGGCTGTGGACCTCCCCCTTTTCTTCGGACCAGGGTGAGTTGCTGCGCAGCATTTCCCGTCTCGGATTCGACGCCGTCGAACTGCCGATCGAAGATCCCGATCTTGTCGACCCCGCCAAGATCCGTCCAATCCTGGAGGAGACGGGACTCACCCCCTACCTCTGCGGTGCCTTCGGCCCCGGCCGGGATCTTACCAATCCGGACGCCTCGGTGCGCGCGAATACCCGCGCCTACCTTTCCAGGCTGATGGACCTCGCTGAAGGACTCGGCGTGCCCTTCATTGCCGGCCCGATGTACGCTCAGGTCGGCAAGGCCCGCCAACTCTCCCCGGAAGATCGGAAGCGCGAATGGGACCTCGCCGCCACCGAACTCCGCACCGTAGCCGAAGAAGCCGGAAACCGCGGCCTGAAGCTGGCCCTCGAGGCGATCAACCGCTTCGAGAGCGATCTGGTCAACACCACCGCCGACACCATCCGCCTCGTCCGCTCCATCGACCATCCGTCTGCCAAGGCCATGATCGACACTTTCCACATGACGATCGAGGAGGCCGACATCGGTGCTGCCATCCGCCACGCCGGAGATGATCTCATCCACGTGCAGGTGAGTGAAAACCACCGCGGCGTGACCGGCACCGGCCTGACCCCGTGGCAGGACTTCCGCGATGCCCTGAGCCACATCGGCTACAAGGGTGCCGTGGTCATCGAATCCTTTACCCCGGACAACCGCGATCTCGCCGGCGCCGTCTGCATCTGGAAGCGCTTCACTGCCACCCAGGACGAATTCGCCGCCCGCGGCCTCGCTTTCCTCCGCGATCTCTTCGACCAACCCGCTCCCGCGAAAATCCAAGCGCTGGCCGGTGCCCATTGA
- the folP gene encoding dihydropteroate synthase yields MIWKLPAREVVFPRRPLVMGIVNVNDDSFSGDGTLEIGAAFELAKRQVEEGADIIDVGAESARTNRAAIPVEEEVRRFRGFLDRWPELVATAKPRDEVQLWPPVLSANTWRPETVEAVLPHGVELINDMGALPDDRNARLCAAAGASLLVMHSIGEPKVPHFHQQWEDVMGSMEAFFEEKVAVAVNAGLPLESLVLDPGLDFAKQRDDNLAVLRDLERLQRFGRPILVPVSRKTVIGEVLELPVPKDRDAGTVACIAAAMQRGAQMLRVHDVRAAWQSVKMLDAILSR; encoded by the coding sequence GTGATCTGGAAGCTGCCCGCGCGCGAAGTCGTCTTTCCCCGCCGTCCCCTGGTGATGGGGATTGTGAACGTGAACGACGATTCCTTTTCGGGGGATGGAACCTTGGAGATCGGTGCCGCCTTCGAACTTGCGAAGCGTCAGGTGGAAGAGGGCGCGGATATCATCGATGTGGGCGCGGAGAGCGCGCGGACGAATCGTGCCGCAATCCCGGTGGAGGAGGAGGTCCGGCGTTTCCGTGGCTTTCTTGATCGCTGGCCGGAGTTGGTTGCGACAGCGAAGCCGCGAGACGAGGTTCAGCTGTGGCCGCCGGTGCTTTCCGCGAATACCTGGCGACCGGAAACGGTCGAGGCTGTGCTCCCGCACGGGGTGGAGCTGATCAATGACATGGGAGCTCTGCCTGATGACCGGAATGCGCGGCTCTGTGCTGCTGCCGGGGCTTCGCTGCTGGTGATGCATTCGATAGGTGAGCCGAAGGTGCCGCACTTTCACCAGCAGTGGGAGGATGTGATGGGCTCGATGGAGGCGTTCTTTGAAGAGAAGGTGGCGGTAGCCGTGAACGCGGGTTTGCCGCTGGAGTCGCTGGTGCTTGATCCGGGTCTCGATTTCGCGAAGCAGCGCGATGACAACCTGGCCGTGCTCCGGGATCTCGAGCGTTTGCAGCGATTTGGCCGGCCGATCCTGGTGCCGGTGAGTCGCAAGACGGTGATTGGCGAAGTGCTCGAGCTGCCGGTGCCGAAGGATCGCGATGCCGGGACCGTGGCCTGCATCGCCGCGGCAATGCAACGGGGAGCGCAGATGCTGCGCGTGCACGATGTGCGCGCGGCGTGGCAGAGCGTGAAGATGCTCGATGCTATTTTGAGCCGCTAG
- a CDS encoding B12-binding domain-containing radical SAM protein, whose amino-acid sequence MRVKMILPALTEAKSPLFRPIKYSLFPPLGLATLAAYLAPDDEIDLQDEHVETLSLDDDPELVVIQVYITNASRAYRHADHYRKRGAHVCLGGLHVTSLPEEAAAHADTIFLGPGEDTWPEFLADFRAGRARDRYVAPAKRSIHGIPPIRRDLIKRKLYLVPNSIVVSRGCPHRCDFCYKEAFFEGGNSYYVQKVDEALAEIERLPGRHLYFLDDHLFGDRRFATMLFDGMKGMGRLWQSAATVNSVLKPGLLEKAADAGLRSLFVGFENLDERNLREHRKVQNLGRDYAACIQRLHSQGVMVNGSFVFGMDGDGPDVFSRTVEWAVSQGIETATFHVMTPYPSTGLFQRIEQEGRLLHRDWDLYDTRHTVFRPARLTPDQLEEGYWRAYREFYTWRNIFSGATAHEELSGSLRHFAYAAGWKKCEPLWHLLIRAKRVARGLPFLEAVLDGLGRVGRQSRTRDAVSEVPSPYVTLDGETYTP is encoded by the coding sequence ATGCGAGTGAAGATGATCCTTCCGGCCTTGACCGAAGCGAAGAGCCCGCTCTTCCGGCCGATCAAGTATTCCCTCTTTCCTCCACTCGGTCTCGCCACCCTCGCGGCCTATCTGGCTCCGGACGACGAGATCGACCTGCAGGACGAGCACGTCGAAACGCTGAGCTTGGACGACGACCCGGAACTCGTGGTCATCCAAGTCTACATCACCAATGCCTCGCGCGCCTATCGCCACGCCGATCACTACCGGAAGCGCGGCGCACACGTCTGCCTCGGCGGATTGCACGTCACATCGTTGCCGGAGGAAGCAGCCGCCCATGCTGACACCATATTCCTGGGACCCGGCGAGGACACCTGGCCGGAATTCCTCGCCGACTTCCGCGCAGGCCGTGCGCGGGATCGCTACGTCGCCCCGGCGAAACGCAGCATCCACGGCATCCCGCCGATCCGCCGCGATCTCATCAAGCGGAAGCTCTATCTGGTCCCGAACTCGATCGTGGTTTCCCGGGGCTGTCCCCATCGCTGCGATTTTTGCTACAAGGAAGCCTTCTTCGAGGGCGGAAATTCCTACTACGTCCAGAAGGTCGATGAAGCTTTGGCCGAGATCGAGCGCCTGCCCGGACGGCATCTCTATTTCCTGGACGATCACCTCTTCGGCGACCGGCGCTTCGCCACCATGCTCTTCGACGGCATGAAGGGCATGGGCCGACTTTGGCAAAGTGCCGCAACCGTGAACTCCGTGTTGAAACCCGGACTGCTGGAAAAGGCAGCAGACGCCGGACTGCGCTCGCTCTTCGTAGGATTCGAAAATCTGGACGAGCGAAACCTGCGCGAGCATCGCAAGGTGCAAAACCTCGGCCGTGACTATGCCGCCTGCATCCAACGTCTCCACTCCCAAGGAGTGATGGTAAATGGCTCCTTTGTCTTCGGCATGGACGGGGACGGCCCGGATGTCTTCAGCCGCACCGTGGAATGGGCCGTCTCGCAAGGCATTGAAACCGCGACCTTTCATGTGATGACCCCCTACCCCTCCACAGGACTTTTCCAGAGAATCGAACAGGAAGGTCGTCTGCTCCACCGGGATTGGGATCTCTACGACACCCGCCATACCGTCTTCCGTCCGGCACGGCTCACGCCAGACCAATTGGAAGAAGGATACTGGAGGGCGTATCGCGAATTCTACACTTGGCGGAACATTTTCAGCGGCGCTACCGCGCACGAAGAACTGAGCGGAAGCCTGCGCCATTTTGCCTACGCTGCGGGATGGAAAAAGTGTGAACCCCTTTGGCATCTGTTGATTAGGGCAAAACGGGTCGCTCGCGGATTGCCATTCCTGGAGGCCGTTCTGGATGGTTTGGGCCGGGTGGGAAGGCAAAGCCGGACCAGGGACGCGGTTTCTGAAGTTCCGTCTCCTTATGTCACACTTGATGGGGAAACATACACGCCTTAA
- a CDS encoding TonB-dependent receptor produces MRIRTSLLLLTATFTTGIGISSGEPPAALDETIVNAPREATDGQREADFAIPLPGGRGYQEILPSIPNAQQGTPSSTAFTLRGLGQDNVIFYIGTQSNTLVNFSNGGVPATASSLTSVMPLMWDIDQVIVERGPILFGRGVNAMGGEIRLEPRAPQFFHEGRITGEVADYGSWRAGITENMVLVEDKLALRLNAVGEGTDGAVTNVYDGNERFAETQRSSFRSQLRWRPGGDDSSVFDWRVDVDRGRGNSFGQAFQPANGDIFARIVDVNTTPTTPADQWATMLRGRLELERDWWVESEASFSIIDAAHHTDFDGSSMLDWFYTYTIDERRLTGSTRFGQDKEGFNWFGGVYAEASEYGIVFEGRGLGPIPQGRPFRTKTGEDVGIAAAFAHAELELAHRFWLTGGLRLDYQSREQSIATKLNGVSRGADRLDADYTEWLPELGTEWRGDDITAGAKISRAYRPGGIAVAPSLGLANPYGPERGWETNLFVEKNWECIRANARVFYAWLDDQQVPYVPRGGFPVVDNFVTNSAESQRAGAEVEMVWKNGDFSAGVMAGYLYAEYDQLVLNGVNRAGQAFPLSPEWNAAIGFSWKPETGWFGETSFNWADTTYSQADSPIGTKLEARLLWSARTGYRWNNVEAYIFGSNLLDEEYALSRSDYRAVGLPISGKLGMPRVIGTGVTITW; encoded by the coding sequence ATGCGAATCAGAACCTCCCTTCTTCTCCTTACCGCCACCTTCACGACCGGCATCGGAATCAGCTCCGGGGAGCCCCCCGCCGCGCTGGACGAAACGATCGTGAATGCCCCGAGGGAAGCGACCGATGGTCAGCGCGAAGCGGACTTCGCGATCCCCCTTCCGGGCGGACGCGGCTATCAGGAGATCCTTCCTTCCATCCCGAATGCCCAGCAAGGAACCCCGAGTTCCACGGCCTTCACCCTGCGCGGCTTGGGGCAGGACAATGTCATTTTCTACATCGGCACCCAGTCGAATACCCTCGTGAACTTCTCGAATGGGGGCGTGCCTGCCACCGCGAGCTCGCTCACCTCGGTCATGCCCCTGATGTGGGATATCGATCAAGTGATCGTGGAACGCGGACCCATCCTCTTCGGCCGTGGCGTGAACGCGATGGGCGGTGAGATCCGCTTGGAACCGCGCGCCCCGCAGTTCTTCCACGAAGGTCGTATCACCGGTGAAGTCGCCGACTACGGCTCATGGCGTGCCGGTATCACCGAGAACATGGTGCTCGTTGAGGACAAGCTCGCCTTGCGCCTGAATGCCGTCGGCGAAGGAACCGACGGCGCCGTGACCAATGTCTACGACGGCAACGAACGCTTCGCCGAAACCCAGCGCAGTTCCTTCCGCAGCCAGCTCCGCTGGCGTCCGGGCGGCGATGACAGCTCGGTCTTCGACTGGCGCGTGGATGTCGATCGCGGTCGCGGCAACTCTTTCGGCCAGGCCTTCCAGCCCGCGAATGGCGATATCTTCGCGCGGATCGTGGACGTGAACACCACGCCCACCACCCCTGCCGACCAATGGGCCACCATGTTGCGAGGGCGCCTCGAATTGGAGCGCGATTGGTGGGTCGAAAGCGAAGCCTCGTTCTCAATCATCGATGCCGCGCACCACACCGACTTCGATGGCTCCTCGATGCTCGATTGGTTCTACACCTACACCATCGATGAGCGGCGCCTCACCGGCAGCACCCGCTTCGGCCAGGACAAGGAAGGCTTCAATTGGTTCGGCGGTGTCTATGCGGAAGCCTCCGAATACGGGATCGTCTTCGAAGGCCGCGGCCTGGGACCCATCCCGCAGGGTCGTCCTTTCCGCACGAAAACCGGCGAGGACGTCGGCATCGCCGCGGCCTTCGCACATGCCGAACTGGAGCTCGCCCATCGTTTCTGGCTCACCGGCGGCCTGCGCCTCGACTACCAATCGCGCGAACAAAGCATCGCCACCAAACTCAACGGCGTCTCCCGGGGAGCCGACCGGCTCGATGCAGACTACACTGAGTGGCTCCCTGAACTGGGCACCGAGTGGCGCGGCGATGACATCACGGCCGGGGCGAAAATCTCCCGGGCCTACCGCCCCGGAGGCATCGCGGTCGCCCCCTCGCTCGGCCTTGCCAATCCCTATGGCCCGGAACGGGGCTGGGAGACGAATCTCTTCGTGGAGAAGAATTGGGAATGCATCCGCGCAAACGCCCGCGTCTTCTACGCTTGGCTCGATGACCAGCAGGTCCCCTATGTTCCCCGCGGCGGCTTCCCGGTCGTCGACAACTTCGTCACCAACAGTGCCGAGTCACAACGCGCAGGCGCCGAAGTCGAGATGGTCTGGAAAAACGGCGACTTCTCTGCAGGTGTCATGGCCGGCTACCTCTACGCGGAATACGATCAACTCGTGCTGAATGGCGTCAACCGCGCCGGACAAGCCTTCCCCCTTTCCCCGGAATGGAATGCGGCCATCGGCTTCTCTTGGAAGCCGGAGACCGGTTGGTTCGGAGAAACCTCCTTCAATTGGGCGGACACCACCTACTCGCAGGCCGATTCTCCCATCGGCACCAAGCTGGAAGCACGCCTCCTCTGGTCCGCACGCACCGGCTACCGCTGGAACAATGTCGAGGCCTACATCTTCGGCAGCAACCTCTTGGACGAGGAATACGCGCTCTCCCGGAGCGACTACCGCGCCGTGGGCCTGCCAATTTCCGGGAAACTTGGAATGCCCCGCGTCATCGGGACCGGCGTGACCATCACATGGTAA